From one Flavobacterium kingsejongi genomic stretch:
- a CDS encoding IS3 family transposase (programmed frameshift), whose product MKQVRKIYDKAFKEKAVELSYDRTNVSELARELGITAPQLYKWRKELQEFGEGSFPGKGNLKLTPEQEKIHELEKKLKDAELERDILKKGNRHFFQERSMIYSFIKNNEQLFPIEKMCRVLQVSNGSYYRWKKQINTARQQLKSAIKKQIALIYFQTKQRYGSPRITLELRSIGYKISRVTVAKYMKELGLRSKLSKKFKVTTNSSHNYLVVENVLNREFTVKMPSKVWVSDITYIQTKEGFVYLTTIMDLYDRKIIGWSLSNAMSTEQTTLGAWKMAIKNRDLKNGLIFHSDRGVQYASKKFVNVLDSYKKITRSMSRKGNCWDNAVAESFFKSLKTELIYGNKLISKEQMKLEIFEYIEIWYNRKRRHSALNYATIEEFNNQINYKNVA is encoded by the exons ATGAAACAAGTCCGCAAAATTTACGACAAGGCTTTTAAGGAAAAAGCCGTTGAATTGAGTTATGATAGAACAAATGTATCAGAACTTGCCAGGGAGTTAGGAATAACAGCCCCCCAGCTTTATAAATGGCGTAAAGAACTCCAGGAATTTGGAGAAGGAAGTTTTCCTGGAAAAGGAAATTTAAAACTAACTCCCGAGCAAGAAAAAATCCATGAACTGGAGAAAAAACTCAAAGATGCAGAGTTAGAACGTGACATATTAAAAAAAG GCAATCGGCATTTTTTCCAAGAACGGTCGATGATTTATAGTTTCATTAAAAACAATGAACAGCTATTCCCGATTGAAAAAATGTGCAGAGTTCTACAAGTAAGCAATGGAAGTTATTACCGATGGAAAAAACAAATAAATACTGCAAGACAGCAACTAAAAAGCGCCATAAAAAAACAGATAGCATTGATTTATTTTCAAACCAAGCAACGATACGGGAGTCCTAGAATAACATTAGAACTTCGAAGCATTGGTTATAAAATTTCAAGAGTTACAGTTGCAAAGTATATGAAAGAACTTGGCTTGCGAAGTAAATTAAGCAAGAAGTTTAAAGTAACAACCAACTCTAGTCACAATTATTTAGTTGTCGAAAATGTATTAAACAGAGAGTTTACTGTAAAAATGCCATCAAAGGTTTGGGTTTCAGATATTACATACATCCAAACTAAAGAGGGATTTGTATACCTGACCACTATTATGGATTTATACGACAGAAAAATTATAGGCTGGAGTTTGAGCAACGCAATGAGCACTGAGCAAACGACACTTGGAGCTTGGAAAATGGCAATTAAAAACCGAGATCTTAAAAATGGTTTGATTTTTCATTCCGACAGAGGTGTCCAATATGCCAGTAAAAAGTTTGTAAATGTTCTTGATTCCTATAAAAAAATAACTCGCAGTATGAGCCGTAAAGGAAATTGCTGGGATAATGCTGTAGCCGAAAGTTTCTTCAAATCTTTGAAAACGGAATTGATTTATGGCAACAAACTCATTTCTAAAGAACAAATGAAACTGGAAATCTTTGAATACATTGAAATTTGGTACAACAGAAAAAGAAGGCATTCTGCTTTAAATTATGCAACTATTGAAGAATTCAACAATCAAATTAATTACAAAAATGTAGCTTAA
- a CDS encoding RteC domain-containing protein yields the protein MNNCTKTVQPQHRKQGINWTGTITDLVEFAYAALESKVFNDGDVEIKELIQDLCSKFNISQRLL from the coding sequence ATCAATAATTGTACAAAAACTGTTCAACCGCAGCATCGGAAGCAAGGAATTAATTGGACCGGAACAATTACGGATCTGGTCGAATTTGCCTATGCTGCTTTGGAATCAAAAGTATTCAATGATGGAGATGTCGAAATCAAAGAGCTTATACAAGACCTTTGCAGCAAATTCAATATAAGTCAAAGACTGCTATAG
- a CDS encoding IS5 family transposase, producing MYSVLDKDTIELEIVAYIPKARRGFPVTVPLSEVINAILYKLKTGLQWHQLPIRALFENKVISWQSVYYHYRKWSLCGFWKACWIKFLSRHHSKLDLSSVDLDGSHTPAIRGGEQVDYQGRKKRKTTNSLYLTDRQGLPLAMSEPLAGNHNDLYNIEVQFEDITATLEQANISVDGLFLNADAGFDSKDLRKACSDKNIQANICFNKRNGHSERDEYFDEQLYKQRYTIERTNAWLDGFRSILNRYDTTTESWKGFNYIAFIVIASKKFKKEKV from the coding sequence ATGTACAGTGTACTTGACAAAGATACAATAGAATTGGAAATTGTTGCATATATACCTAAAGCCCGTCGTGGATTTCCTGTAACAGTTCCATTATCAGAAGTGATAAATGCTATACTCTACAAACTTAAAACGGGCCTTCAATGGCATCAGCTACCCATTAGGGCTCTTTTTGAAAATAAGGTTATAAGTTGGCAATCTGTTTACTATCACTATCGCAAGTGGAGTCTTTGCGGTTTCTGGAAAGCTTGTTGGATTAAATTCCTTAGCCGTCATCACTCAAAACTTGACCTTTCCAGTGTGGATTTGGACGGAAGCCATACTCCTGCTATCCGAGGCGGTGAACAGGTTGACTATCAAGGTCGGAAGAAGCGAAAAACAACTAATTCACTCTATCTAACCGATAGGCAAGGCTTGCCATTAGCAATGTCAGAACCTCTTGCGGGAAACCACAACGACCTGTATAATATTGAGGTTCAGTTTGAAGACATTACAGCAACATTAGAACAAGCCAATATTTCTGTAGATGGATTGTTCCTCAATGCAGACGCAGGTTTTGACTCTAAAGACTTAAGAAAAGCATGTTCAGATAAGAACATTCAAGCTAATATCTGTTTTAACAAACGTAACGGTCATAGTGAGAGGGATGAATATTTTGATGAGCAACTCTATAAGCAGAGATATACAATCGAACGCACAAATGCCTGGTTAGATGGGTTTAGGTCAATCTTAAATAGATATGACACAACAACTGAATCTTGGAAAGGATTCAATTATATAGCATTTATAGTAATAGCATCAAAAAAATTTAAAAAGGAAAAAGTTTAA
- a CDS encoding DUF7149 domain-containing protein → MNLTLNSPKKSLNKAYLKEKVSRSDIEDFKRNLELLFERINENESEEHLKNVLAVFLNDTWYKNQNEINTKGRSDLAIYNGRTSKDSVGVIFEVKHPNNKSEMINTSRFNVKAFHELILYYLRERVDHNNLDIKYLVVTNIYEWFIFDENWFEINIYRNPKLRKEYENWKLSGKDTRSFYEGYAKDHLSTITENIDCTYFDLRNFKDSSSKNSKLNDKNLIPLYKVLSPTNLLKQAFANDSNSLDKKFYSELLYIIGLEEKKVGGRKIIQRSSNPSYATLIENTILQLEERDCIRKLDTPSNYGINITEQLYNVALELTITWINRILFIKLLEAQLFKYHHKQEEYKFLNSNLVHDYNDLNTLFFQVLAERKATRRSHLVEKFQKVPYLNSTLFERTDLEIHTFDISSLSNSELLSLLPATVLKDNKGSKKTGQLPPLQYLFEFLDSYDFTSEGSEEIQEENKNLINASVLGLIFEKINGFKDGSFFTPGTVTMFICTKTIRNAVIKKFNEEYELDCNSFEDLKNFISSKYKAQDILSFNQAINKLKICDPAVGSGHFLVSALNEIIAIKADLGILADSNGVRLTGYDVKIENDELIITYNDNTDIFEYKVTNNSVHNETQRVQKTLFHEKQNIIENCLFGVDINPSSVKICRLRLWIELLKNTYYLEDTQFSELETLPNIDINIKCGNSLINRLPLNEELDTALQGKYSLVDYREAFHKYYHAEGKEEKRTIEKIIEVVKGDYTSQIYNRDPRFKDLSKLRGKRLNLENSVKIGDLFAKSKKSDIQGKLLSFQKAIDKITSEIEDVRNNKVYQNAFEWRIEFPDVLKDNGSFEGFDVLIGNPPYMFGGNEGIASIDKRFYKEQYLTGGGKINLFTLFIERAFNLLRPNGDFSFIIPNTFLRVTSYNESRKLLIDNYKIDTIVDLGDAVFDDAVTTAVVIVAEKEVALEDHKIVISDKDRKNTNTINQQALKDRNYVIATNINEEKDILINKIEQNSIPLGSICAEMIFGIVITKNKDEVISDRPRSGWKPFLEGKDIAAYSIKSINKFINYDAGLLHRARTKEIFEQPEKILLQRITGGSRPLKAAYDNMQYYNKESINNIILKNNYDYSYKYILGLLNSKLINWYYSNMFTNESRLTVNLSKEYLSQIPIPVADKVAQVPFIILVDYILALSGDLSAVTIDDFVPNTFLITIFEEILDAIIFELVFKKDFLDAEIKLSEYILSDFKPITQKLSFEEQKVIIFEAYQMFRRKDSLIRNNLKLMDLRLSEIVMPIKKISYNESA, encoded by the coding sequence ATGAACTTAACGTTAAATAGTCCTAAAAAATCACTCAATAAAGCTTACCTGAAAGAAAAGGTAAGTCGTTCTGATATAGAGGATTTCAAAAGAAATCTTGAATTATTATTTGAAAGAATTAATGAAAATGAGTCTGAGGAACATTTAAAGAATGTTCTAGCAGTATTTTTGAATGATACTTGGTATAAGAATCAAAATGAAATAAATACAAAAGGTCGAAGCGACCTTGCAATTTATAATGGGAGAACTAGTAAAGATAGTGTTGGCGTAATATTTGAAGTAAAACATCCGAATAATAAATCGGAGATGATAAACACTTCCCGATTTAACGTTAAGGCATTTCATGAACTTATTTTATATTATCTTAGAGAAAGAGTAGATCATAATAATTTAGATATTAAGTATTTAGTTGTAACGAACATTTATGAATGGTTTATTTTTGATGAGAATTGGTTCGAAATCAATATTTACCGGAATCCAAAACTTAGAAAGGAGTATGAAAACTGGAAACTTAGTGGAAAGGATACTCGCTCATTCTATGAGGGCTACGCAAAAGATCATCTAAGCACTATTACTGAAAATATAGATTGCACTTATTTTGATTTAAGGAATTTTAAAGATTCATCTTCTAAAAATTCAAAATTAAATGATAAAAACTTAATTCCTCTATATAAGGTTTTATCGCCAACAAACCTGTTAAAACAAGCGTTTGCGAATGATAGTAATTCGCTTGACAAGAAATTCTATTCTGAATTGTTATATATCATTGGACTTGAAGAAAAAAAAGTTGGTGGTAGGAAAATAATTCAACGTAGTTCTAATCCATCCTATGCAACATTAATAGAAAATACTATCCTACAGTTAGAGGAAAGGGATTGCATAAGAAAACTGGACACCCCTTCTAATTACGGAATAAATATTACAGAGCAACTTTATAATGTTGCATTAGAACTTACTATTACGTGGATTAATAGAATTCTGTTCATCAAGCTACTAGAGGCACAGCTTTTTAAATATCACCATAAGCAAGAAGAGTATAAATTTTTGAATAGTAATCTGGTACATGATTATAATGATTTAAACACCCTCTTTTTTCAGGTTTTGGCGGAACGAAAAGCAACTCGACGATCACATTTAGTAGAAAAATTCCAAAAAGTTCCGTATCTTAATAGTACATTATTCGAGCGCACTGATTTAGAAATACACACATTTGATATTAGCTCACTATCCAATAGTGAACTACTTTCTTTATTGCCGGCAACTGTATTAAAAGATAATAAGGGGTCTAAAAAAACAGGTCAACTGCCACCTTTGCAATATCTTTTTGAATTTCTAGATTCATACGATTTTACTTCTGAAGGGTCAGAGGAAATACAAGAAGAAAACAAGAATCTGATTAATGCATCTGTATTAGGGTTAATCTTCGAAAAGATCAATGGATTCAAAGATGGCTCATTCTTTACTCCAGGAACTGTCACTATGTTTATTTGCACAAAGACGATAAGAAATGCAGTGATTAAAAAATTTAATGAAGAATATGAATTAGATTGTAACTCTTTCGAGGATTTGAAAAACTTCATTTCCTCAAAATATAAAGCTCAGGATATCCTAAGCTTTAATCAGGCAATTAATAAACTTAAAATTTGTGATCCGGCTGTTGGGTCAGGCCATTTCTTAGTATCTGCATTAAATGAGATTATTGCTATTAAAGCGGATCTTGGGATTCTAGCAGACTCAAATGGAGTAAGACTTACTGGATATGATGTGAAGATTGAAAACGATGAACTTATTATTACATACAATGATAACACAGACATCTTCGAATACAAAGTGACTAATAATTCTGTGCACAATGAAACACAAAGAGTACAAAAAACATTATTTCATGAGAAGCAAAACATAATTGAAAACTGTCTTTTTGGGGTTGATATAAATCCCAGCTCTGTTAAGATATGTCGTTTAAGGTTATGGATCGAGTTGCTTAAGAATACATACTATTTAGAAGATACGCAATTCAGTGAGTTAGAAACACTTCCTAATATCGATATAAATATTAAGTGCGGAAATTCATTGATTAATCGATTACCTCTTAATGAAGAATTGGATACAGCTTTACAAGGTAAGTATTCTCTTGTTGATTATAGAGAAGCATTCCACAAGTACTATCATGCAGAAGGAAAGGAGGAGAAACGTACTATAGAAAAAATTATTGAAGTAGTAAAAGGAGATTATACGTCGCAAATTTATAACCGAGATCCACGGTTTAAGGATCTTTCTAAGTTACGGGGTAAAAGATTAAACCTGGAAAATTCAGTAAAAATTGGTGACCTATTTGCAAAATCAAAAAAATCTGATATTCAAGGTAAATTGTTATCTTTTCAAAAAGCTATTGACAAAATTACATCGGAAATAGAAGACGTTAGAAATAATAAAGTATATCAAAATGCATTTGAATGGAGAATTGAATTTCCTGATGTATTAAAGGATAATGGTTCGTTTGAGGGATTTGATGTATTAATTGGAAATCCCCCTTATATGTTTGGTGGAAATGAGGGAATAGCTTCCATTGATAAGCGCTTTTACAAAGAGCAATATCTAACGGGAGGCGGCAAAATTAATTTATTTACATTATTTATAGAACGAGCTTTCAACTTATTGAGGCCTAATGGGGATTTTTCATTTATAATACCCAATACGTTTTTACGTGTGACCTCATACAATGAATCTCGAAAGCTTCTAATTGATAATTACAAAATAGATACAATTGTTGATTTAGGAGATGCTGTGTTTGACGATGCTGTTACAACAGCAGTAGTAATCGTGGCAGAAAAAGAAGTTGCGTTGGAAGATCATAAAATCGTAATAAGTGATAAGGATAGAAAAAATACAAACACTATCAACCAACAGGCACTCAAAGATAGAAATTACGTCATAGCTACAAATATCAACGAGGAAAAAGACATTCTTATTAATAAGATAGAACAAAATAGTATTCCCTTAGGCTCAATATGTGCTGAAATGATATTTGGAATTGTTATTACTAAAAATAAGGATGAAGTAATTAGCGACAGGCCAAGATCAGGTTGGAAACCCTTTTTGGAAGGAAAAGACATTGCAGCTTATTCAATTAAATCCATAAATAAATTCATAAATTACGACGCTGGTCTGCTCCATCGAGCAAGAACTAAAGAAATTTTCGAACAACCTGAAAAAATTCTGTTACAACGTATAACTGGCGGTAGTCGTCCCTTGAAAGCTGCATATGATAATATGCAGTATTATAATAAAGAATCTATTAATAACATTATCCTAAAAAATAACTATGATTATTCTTATAAGTACATTTTAGGACTATTGAATTCTAAATTAATAAACTGGTATTACAGTAATATGTTTACTAATGAGTCCAGATTGACTGTTAATCTATCAAAGGAATATCTGTCACAGATTCCAATACCAGTTGCTGACAAAGTTGCACAAGTTCCATTTATAATTCTTGTTGATTATATTTTGGCACTATCTGGGGATCTTTCAGCAGTAACTATAGATGATTTCGTACCAAATACCTTTCTTATAACGATTTTTGAAGAGATTCTCGATGCAATCATATTTGAATTAGTATTTAAAAAAGATTTTTTGGATGCTGAGATCAAATTGAGTGAATATATTTTATCTGATTTTAAACCCATTACTCAAAAATTATCTTTTGAAGAACAAAAAGTAATAATTTTTGAGGCATACCAAATGTTTCGACGAAAAGATAGTCTGATACGAAATAACCTGAAATTAATGGATTTACGATTATCAGAGATTGTAATGCCTATAAAAAAAATTAGCTATAATGAATCAGCTTAA
- a CDS encoding AAA family ATPase, whose protein sequence is MNQLNRIILNNFKFFHGQTVIDINSKNLIIYGENGSGKSSLYWALYTFLHSVYKPDDTDIQKYFDPTNDQNLINSFIKTGEESSIVVEFEDQTKTITQKTLSYRVLNTKAGDLVREAAHSSDFVNYRILSRLYDFSNREQIDLFSLFEREILMFINFPVELSPGISCKFRLY, encoded by the coding sequence ATGAATCAGCTTAATAGAATTATCTTAAATAATTTCAAGTTTTTCCATGGTCAAACGGTAATTGATATTAATTCAAAAAATTTAATTATCTATGGAGAAAACGGAAGCGGTAAAAGTTCATTATACTGGGCACTGTATACTTTTCTTCATAGTGTATATAAACCAGATGACACTGATATTCAGAAGTATTTCGACCCAACAAATGACCAAAATCTTATAAATAGCTTTATAAAGACTGGCGAAGAAAGTTCTATAGTCGTTGAATTTGAGGATCAGACGAAAACTATCACTCAAAAAACACTTTCTTATCGAGTATTAAACACAAAAGCAGGTGATTTAGTAAGAGAAGCAGCTCATTCAAGCGATTTTGTTAACTACAGGATTCTTTCTCGATTATATGATTTTAGTAATCGAGAGCAAATTGACCTTTTCTCCCTTTTTGAACGAGAAATTTTAATGTTTATCAATTTTCCTGTTGAACTGTCCCCTGGGATTAGCTGCAAATTCCGGTTATATTGA
- the istB gene encoding IS21-like element helper ATPase IstB, whose product MNESTVTKMKQMKLYGMFNAFKTAIESGKTDHYTLDQFVSMIIDAEWDERYNRRIERSITNAKFHYKSNIESINFDVSRNLDRNMVLRLAECEFIEKNENILITGSTGVGKSYLGTALGYQACIQGFKVSYFNTLKLFARLKMAKADGTYLRELTKIQRQDVIILDDFGLQALDSHNRITLLEIIEDRHNNGSIIVTSQIPVQGWYDIIGEKTIADAILDRLIHQSHRLELHGESMRKKRGINKE is encoded by the coding sequence ATGAATGAATCCACAGTAACCAAAATGAAACAAATGAAGCTTTATGGCATGTTTAATGCTTTTAAAACAGCCATTGAAAGCGGGAAAACAGATCATTATACCCTTGACCAGTTTGTATCGATGATTATTGATGCAGAATGGGATGAAAGGTACAATCGTCGTATTGAACGAAGTATCACTAATGCCAAATTCCATTACAAATCAAATATTGAAAGTATCAATTTTGATGTATCACGTAACCTGGACCGAAACATGGTACTGCGTCTGGCAGAATGCGAATTTATAGAGAAAAACGAAAACATTTTAATCACTGGAAGCACCGGTGTCGGTAAAAGTTATTTAGGTACTGCATTAGGTTATCAAGCCTGTATACAGGGTTTTAAGGTAAGTTATTTTAATACCTTAAAATTGTTCGCTAGACTAAAAATGGCTAAAGCAGATGGTACTTATCTACGGGAACTTACCAAAATACAAAGACAGGATGTTATAATACTTGATGATTTTGGACTCCAGGCACTTGACAGCCATAACCGAATTACTCTTTTAGAGATCATAGAGGACAGGCATAATAACGGCTCTATAATCGTGACATCACAAATACCAGTTCAAGGCTGGTATGATATAATTGGAGAAAAAACGATAGCCGATGCAATATTAGACAGACTTATACACCAATCTCATAGGCTTGAATTACATGGAGAATCCATGAGAAAGAAAAGAGGAATAAACAAAGAGTGA
- the istA gene encoding IS21 family transposase yields the protein MANKITDMSKIRKVIKFYCNGKSKLFISSYLSLSRNTVKKYISLFEVLELSFELIDQKTDAELELLFSQTSVEAISPRLQTLYDFFPKMERELKKVGVTVQHMWEQYIAVNPDGYRTSQFHYHYNIWGKRVNPVMHMNHKAGDKMYVDYAGKTLSIIDIDTGEVKEVQFFVAILGASQYTYAEASMSQQKENFVDSVENAMRFFEGTPAAIVPDNLKSAVIKSSRFEPTINETLADLAEHYETTILPARAYRPRDKSLVEGAVKILYRRIYVTIKETKFFSLEELNQQIWDLLDSHNNRKLTGRPYSRFELFLEDEKEKLRPLPQDRFEIKYQSFATVMQNGHVQLSQDKNYYSVPYQYVKKKAKLLYTKSTVEIYYKYNRIAVHPRNYKPYVYTTTPEHLASTHQFVAQWSAARFIEWANNIDESVGEYIMQIIESRNHPEQAYKSCLGILNFEKKVGRQRLINACRRALDFKIYNFKTIQNILENNLDHIDFDQEPEQELPDHSNIRGKHYYN from the coding sequence ATGGCAAACAAAATAACAGACATGAGTAAAATTAGAAAAGTAATTAAATTCTATTGTAATGGAAAGAGTAAGTTATTTATAAGTAGCTACTTATCCCTTTCAAGAAATACGGTAAAGAAATATATTTCTTTATTTGAAGTTCTCGAATTAAGCTTTGAATTAATCGACCAAAAAACCGATGCAGAGCTGGAACTTTTATTCTCCCAGACTAGTGTAGAGGCCATTAGCCCGAGATTACAGACACTTTATGATTTTTTTCCTAAAATGGAACGTGAACTAAAAAAAGTTGGCGTTACCGTACAGCATATGTGGGAACAATATATTGCTGTAAATCCTGATGGTTATCGAACTTCACAATTTCATTATCATTACAATATATGGGGCAAACGAGTTAATCCGGTCATGCATATGAACCATAAGGCTGGTGATAAAATGTATGTTGATTATGCCGGAAAGACACTCTCAATTATTGATATAGATACTGGAGAAGTCAAAGAAGTACAATTTTTTGTAGCAATATTGGGCGCTAGCCAATACACGTATGCTGAAGCTTCCATGAGCCAGCAAAAGGAAAACTTTGTTGACTCGGTAGAAAATGCCATGCGCTTTTTTGAAGGCACTCCTGCCGCCATTGTTCCAGATAATTTAAAATCTGCCGTAATAAAAAGCAGTCGTTTTGAACCGACAATCAATGAAACCCTGGCTGATTTAGCAGAACATTACGAAACCACAATTTTACCTGCCAGAGCTTACAGGCCCAGAGACAAGTCACTAGTTGAAGGAGCTGTTAAGATATTATATCGAAGGATTTATGTAACCATAAAAGAAACTAAGTTCTTTTCTCTGGAAGAATTAAACCAGCAGATCTGGGATTTACTTGACTCTCACAATAACAGAAAACTGACAGGACGCCCTTATTCCCGCTTTGAATTATTTTTAGAAGACGAGAAAGAAAAACTGCGTCCACTCCCACAAGATCGTTTTGAAATTAAATACCAGTCTTTTGCAACAGTAATGCAAAACGGTCATGTTCAATTAAGCCAGGACAAAAACTATTACAGCGTTCCGTATCAATATGTAAAGAAGAAAGCCAAGCTGTTATATACCAAATCAACAGTAGAGATTTATTATAAATACAATCGAATAGCTGTACATCCAAGAAACTACAAACCTTATGTCTATACAACAACTCCTGAGCATTTAGCCAGTACACATCAATTTGTAGCCCAATGGAGTGCTGCCCGCTTCATTGAATGGGCTAATAATATTGATGAGTCAGTAGGAGAATATATAATGCAGATAATCGAAAGCAGAAATCATCCAGAACAGGCTTATAAAAGCTGTTTAGGAATACTGAATTTTGAAAAAAAGGTAGGCAGACAGCGATTAATAAATGCCTGCAGGCGGGCACTTGATTTTAAAATTTACAATTTTAAGACCATACAAAACATTTTAGAAAACAACTTGGATCATATTGATTTTGATCAAGAACCTGAGCAGGAACTTCCCGATCACAGTAACATAAGAGGAAAACACTATTATAACTAA
- a CDS encoding tyrosine-type recombinase/integrase, which translates to MKNINVTLRKRILPSGKITLYLDFFPPIYNPKTNKLYRREYLSLFLVARPKNAIEKALNSENSYKAEIIRGNRFNEVNKEQIYTPFELERIHLKEVGKKSFLHYLKHTAESRTGNTADSWKYAIIHFEMFLKNEDILMQDIDVIIIEDFRAYLLKAKCLRKKNQFLAQNTALSYFNKIKATLRKAYKKGLLQTDVNAAVEGIKEQESQRNFLTMEEAVRLFNTPCEKEIVKRVSLFSLLTGMRYSDISKLTWEEVQYSKQEGYYIRFKQQKTDRPVTLPISEEALEFLGERRMEPGRVFLNLKKWDFDRMMEKPVNLTT; encoded by the coding sequence ATGAAAAATATAAATGTTACGCTAAGAAAGAGGATACTGCCAAGTGGTAAGATTACACTATATCTTGATTTTTTCCCTCCAATATACAATCCTAAGACTAATAAACTTTACCGTAGGGAGTATTTAAGTTTATTTTTGGTGGCAAGACCAAAAAATGCTATTGAAAAAGCTTTAAATTCTGAGAACTCATACAAGGCTGAGATCATTCGTGGAAACAGGTTTAATGAAGTAAATAAGGAGCAGATTTATACTCCATTTGAGCTCGAGCGCATTCATCTCAAGGAAGTTGGTAAAAAATCATTTCTACATTATCTAAAGCATACGGCAGAAAGCCGGACTGGCAATACTGCAGATAGTTGGAAGTACGCAATTATTCACTTTGAAATGTTTTTAAAAAATGAGGACATATTAATGCAGGACATTGACGTGATAATTATTGAGGACTTTAGAGCATACCTCTTGAAGGCAAAATGCCTCAGAAAAAAAAACCAGTTTCTGGCTCAAAACACTGCCTTATCTTATTTTAATAAGATCAAGGCCACCTTACGAAAAGCTTACAAAAAAGGATTACTGCAAACTGATGTTAATGCTGCAGTTGAAGGTATAAAAGAACAAGAGTCTCAAAGGAATTTTCTAACCATGGAAGAAGCGGTAAGGTTATTTAATACCCCTTGTGAAAAAGAAATAGTAAAACGTGTCAGTCTTTTTTCTCTGCTCACTGGTATGCGCTACTCTGATATATCAAAACTAACATGGGAAGAAGTACAATACAGCAAACAGGAAGGGTATTATATAAGATTTAAACAGCAGAAAACTGATAGGCCAGTCACACTACCTATATCTGAGGAAGCGCTTGAATTCTTAGGTGAACGAAGAATGGAACCTGGAAGAGTCTTTTTAAATTTAAAAAAATGGGATTTTGATCGTATGATGGAAAAACCGGTCAATTTGACCACCTAA